ATCTGCTGAATTGAATCTAGTTTTAAGCTATGAAGGAATTGCCCTTGCAAAATATATGGAAAAAAATTTTTCGATTCCTTATGTAATAATAAATGTTGTTTCAAAATATGGAATTGAAAATACAGAAAACATTTTAAAAAAATTCTTTTATAACATAGATAATTCCTTTGAAAATTTAGAAAAAAATAATAAATTTGACGATAGGAAAGTTATGATTATTGCTTCTCCATTTATGGCAGTAAATATGGCTGAGTCTTTAAGAAAAGACTTTTCGTTTGCTAATATCTTAGCATTTTCGTTTATAAAAGAAAGTAGAAAATTTAAAAAAGTTGAATATTTAGAATTTTTAAATATTGTAAACACAGAAGATGATCTAAAAGAAAAGATAAAAGAATACAAACCAGATATTTTAATATCAGATCCTGTGTACAAAGACTTAGTAAGTAAAAACATTACTTTTATTCCTCTACTTCATTATGGATATAGCACTAGGCTATATTTGAATTTAAATTATGAATATTGTGGAAAAAAAGCTTATGAATATTTTAAAAAATTTATTTAATTAATAATAGGAGTGTGATTTTATGAAAAAAATTTTTAGTTCAATGGTTATTTTATTTTTATTTTTGTTTGCAGATATTAACGCTAAAACTGTTACAGATTTAACAGGAAAAAATGTTACAATTAAAGACAATCCAAGCAGAATTGCTATTGTTCCTATCCCTTGGGCTTCTTTGACTTATGCTGTAGATGGAGATTCTTCTAAAATAGTTGGAATGCATCCTTCTGCTAAAAAATCTTATGAAATAAGTATATTAAAAGAGTTAGCACCAAATATGAAAAATGTAAATTCAGTATTTGTGGATAATAATTTTAATATAAATTATGAAGAGTTAGCTATTTTAAGACCTGACCTTGTTGTAGTATGGGATTATCAAAATGATGCAATAGAAAAACTTGATAAATTAAAAATACCATCAGTGGCAATAAAATATGGAACATTAGAAGATGTTCAACAAGGTATAAAATTACTTGGAGATATTTTAAACAAACAAGCAAAAGCTCAAAAATTAATTAATTACCATAAAAATACAAATAAGTATTTTGCTTCAAAAACTGAAAAATTAGCAGATACAAAAAGAAAAAAAATTCTTTATCTTAAAGATTCTCAATTAACTGTAGCTAGTGGAAAATCAGTTAATAATATTATGATTGATATGGCAGGTGGGGTAAATGTTGCTAAAGATGTTACTACTGGCACTTGGTCAAAAGTTACTATGGAAGAAGTTATAAAATGGAATCCTGACATTATTATTTTAAGTAATTTTGATAAATTTTTACCTGAAGATATTTATAATAATAAATTTGAAGGTCAAGATTGGTCAAAAATTGATGCAGTTAAAAATAAAAAAGTATTTAAAGCTCCAATAGGTATTTATAGATGGGATGCTCCTTCAGCAGAAACTCCACTTATGATAAAATGGATGGCAAAAGTAGCAAATCCTGAACTTTTTAAAGATTATAATATGAGAAAAGATATAAAAGATTTTTATTTGGAGTTCTTTAACTATAAACTTTCTGATGAACAATTAAATTTTATTTTAAATTCAAAGATTAATAAAGGTTTAAATCTTTAAGTAAGGAAAAAATATGAATACATATAGAAAAAAAATATCATTTCTTATAATTTTATTAGTTTTGTGTATACTGATTTCAATATTTTTAGGAAGATTTTTTATATCACCTAAAATGTTTTTTAATGTTCTTTTAGATACTATAAATGGTGTTGAAAATAATCCAATTGAAAGTTCTATAATTTTTGAATTAAGAATACCTAGAATAATAATGAACATATTAGTAGGAGCAGGCCTTTCTATTTCAGGAGTAGCCTTTCAAGGAATATTTCAAAATCCTTTAGTTAGTCCAGATGTAATAAGTGTAAGTTCAGGGTCTGCATTTGGAGCTGTTTTAGCTATACTTTTATTTGGAATGAATTCTTATGTTATCATTTTAGCTTTGTTATTTGGTATATTAAGTGTAATTATAACCTATAACTTATCAAAAGTAAGAGGAGAAAGTTCTGTACTTTCTCTGATACTTTCCGGTATGGTTATAACAGCTCTTTTTTCTTCATTAATTTCACTTGTAAAATATACAGCTGATCCTTATGATAAATTACCTGCTATAACATATTGGCTTATGGGAAGTTTTTCTAGCTCTTCTTACAATAATATTAAAATTGCTATATTACCAATAATATCTGGTATCATGATATTATATTTTTTAAGATGGAGAATAAATATCCTATCTCTTGGCGATGATGAAGTAAAAGCACTGGGTATGAATCCAGTTTATATAAGAGCTCTTATCATTATTGCAGTAACAATAATAAGTGCAACTTGTGTAACATTAACTGGTATAATTGGTTGGGTAGGATTATTAATTCCTCATATATGTCGTATGTATATAGGAGCCGATAATATAAAATTAATTCCAACTTCCTGTATTATGGGAGCAATTTTTATGCTAATAATAGATGGAATAGCCAGAACAGCAACTTCTAGTGAAATACCTATTGGAATATTGACTTCTTTAATAGGAGCTCCATTTTTTATTATAATCTTCAAAAAATACAGGAGTTGGTAAAAATGAATTTAGAGATTAAAAATGGAAATTTTTCATACACTGATGAAAATCCTATTTTAAAAAATATAAATTTAAAAATTGATAGTGGAGAGATATTTACAATATTAGGACAAAATGGAATTGGTAAAACAACATTGCTAAAATGTATTAACGGAGTTTTAAAATGGAATTCTGGTGAAGTTTTTATTGATAATAGAAAAGTTGATTCTATAAAAGATTTAAAAGATATAGCTTATGTTCCTCAAGCACATTCATTCTCTTTTTCATATACTGTGAAAGAACTTGCTATTATGGGAAGAGCCAAATATTTAAACATTTTTTCTACTCCTTCAAAATCAGACTATGATATAGTAGAAAAGATTTTAGATGAGATGGGAATATTATATTTAAAGGATAGAAAATGTTCAGAGTTGAGTGGTGGACAACTTCAACTGGTTTTCTTAGCTAGGGCTTTAGTAGGAGAACCTAAAATTTTGATTCTTGACGAACCAGAATCACATTTAGACTTTAAAAATCAAACTAAAATTTTAAGAACAATTGTTCAGTTAGCAAAAAAGAAAAATATTACTTGTATTTTTAATACTCACTATCCTGAATATGCTTTAAGAATTTCAGATAAATCTATGTTAATAGGAAAAGATGGCTATATTGTTGGTAAAAGTAGAGAAATTATTAATGAAGAAAATTTAAAAAAATATTTTGAAATAAAAACAAAAATTGTAGAAATAGAAGACAAAGAACAAAAAATAAAATCTGTAGTAATAACTGATAATTTAGAAAATTAAAGTCTTTTGAATAAAAAAAGGAAAATACAAATGGAATTTAAAAAAGTAAATCAATTGCCAATTGATATTAAAGAAGCCATAAAAAAACGTGTTAGTAGTAGAAGTTTTGAAGAAAAATCGTTGAATGATGAAGATAAAAATAAGCTACTAGAGTTTAATAAAACTTTATCTAACCCTTTTGGTGTAGATATTAGAGTTCAGTATGTTAGCAAAGACACAGGTGCAGAGAAAGTTCAACTTGGAACATATGGAACAATAAAAGGTGCAAAAGACTTTCTTACAATTACTGTAAAAGATATCCCTTTTGCTATGGAAGCGGTAGGATATCAATTTGAAAATTTAATTCTATATGCTACATCTATAAATCTTGGAACAGTATGGCTTGCTGCAACATTTAGCAGAAAAGATTTTGAAAATGTTGTGGATATAGAATCTGATGATTTATTTCCATGTATTTGTCCTATAGGTTATCCATCTGAAAAGCGTTCCTTTATTGAAAAAATTACCCGATTGACTCTTGGTTCTAAAAATAGAAAATCATGGGATAAATTATTTTTCTTGGGAGATTTTAATCAACCTTTGTTACCAAAAAATGCTGGAAAATATGAAGTAGCACTTGAAATGCTTAGATTAGCTCCTAGTGCTACAAATGCACAACCATGGGCAGTTGTTAAAGATGGAAGTAACTTTCATTTCTTTTGTAATTATAAAAATAGTATAAATGATGATATGAAGAAAATAAAGCATTTAGATTTGGGTATAGCCTTATCACATTTTCATCAGACTGCTATGAGTGAGAAATTAATTGGGCATTTTGAAATACAGAATATACATTTTTCAACTCCTGAAAATATGCACTATATTATATCTTATTCATCAAAGTAAAAACTAAAATAATCTAAAATAAAGAAAGAAAGGAGTTTTTTTAATGAATAATCCTATTGCTGTTTTCGATGCTGGACTTGGTAGTTATGCCATTGTTGAAGCTATTAAAAAAGCTTATCCACAACAAGATATTATTTATTTTGCCGATAGAAGAAGTTTCCCTTACGGTGCAAAAACAACTGAAGAATTAAAAGATATTATTGAAAATTCTATTGATTTTCTTTTAAAAAGGGGTTCTAATTTTATTGTGCTTGCTTCAAATGCTCCAAGTATAACTGTTCTTGATAAAATAAAAAAGAAGGATAAAGTTATTGGAATATATCCTCCGCTTAAAGATGTTATAAAGGATAAAAAGAAAAATACTCTTATCATTGGTGCTAAAGTAATGATTGATAGTTTTGAGTTACAGGAATATATAAAAAAAGAAGTTGGAGATTTCTATAAACAATTTCATGTAGAGAATGCCTCTCCTTTAATTCAACTTATTGAAAGTGGAGATTTTATAAATAATATAGAGGGAACAGAAAAGACTATAAAGAACTTTATTGATAATTGTGAAAATAAATTTGGTAAATTAGATTCAATAACTCTTAGTAGTACACATTTACCTTGGCTTTCTTCTTATTTTGAAAAACTTATTCCACAAGCTAAATTATACGATCCTGCTGATAGTTTGGTAAAAGCAATAAAACCTTATATTACTACTGGAGAAGGAAAGGTGTATTCAATAATTTCTGAATCTGAAAAATATCCAGCTAAAGATTTTTTAAAGATTTTAGATATTTTAAAAATTAAACTTGATTATGAAATCATATAAAAAAATAAAGCTGAGTTTTAAATTTAACCCAGCTTTTCTTTTTCTTA
Above is a window of Fusobacterium massiliense DNA encoding:
- a CDS encoding FecCD family ABC transporter permease encodes the protein MNTYRKKISFLIILLVLCILISIFLGRFFISPKMFFNVLLDTINGVENNPIESSIIFELRIPRIIMNILVGAGLSISGVAFQGIFQNPLVSPDVISVSSGSAFGAVLAILLFGMNSYVIILALLFGILSVIITYNLSKVRGESSVLSLILSGMVITALFSSLISLVKYTADPYDKLPAITYWLMGSFSSSSYNNIKIAILPIISGIMILYFLRWRINILSLGDDEVKALGMNPVYIRALIIIAVTIISATCVTLTGIIGWVGLLIPHICRMYIGADNIKLIPTSCIMGAIFMLIIDGIARTATSSEIPIGILTSLIGAPFFIIIFKKYRSW
- a CDS encoding nitroreductase family protein; translation: MEFKKVNQLPIDIKEAIKKRVSSRSFEEKSLNDEDKNKLLEFNKTLSNPFGVDIRVQYVSKDTGAEKVQLGTYGTIKGAKDFLTITVKDIPFAMEAVGYQFENLILYATSINLGTVWLAATFSRKDFENVVDIESDDLFPCICPIGYPSEKRSFIEKITRLTLGSKNRKSWDKLFFLGDFNQPLLPKNAGKYEVALEMLRLAPSATNAQPWAVVKDGSNFHFFCNYKNSINDDMKKIKHLDLGIALSHFHQTAMSEKLIGHFEIQNIHFSTPENMHYIISYSSK
- a CDS encoding glutamate racemase yields the protein MNNPIAVFDAGLGSYAIVEAIKKAYPQQDIIYFADRRSFPYGAKTTEELKDIIENSIDFLLKRGSNFIVLASNAPSITVLDKIKKKDKVIGIYPPLKDVIKDKKKNTLIIGAKVMIDSFELQEYIKKEVGDFYKQFHVENASPLIQLIESGDFINNIEGTEKTIKNFIDNCENKFGKLDSITLSSTHLPWLSSYFEKLIPQAKLYDPADSLVKAIKPYITTGEGKVYSIISESEKYPAKDFLKILDILKIKLDYEII
- a CDS encoding ABC transporter ATP-binding protein codes for the protein MNLEIKNGNFSYTDENPILKNINLKIDSGEIFTILGQNGIGKTTLLKCINGVLKWNSGEVFIDNRKVDSIKDLKDIAYVPQAHSFSFSYTVKELAIMGRAKYLNIFSTPSKSDYDIVEKILDEMGILYLKDRKCSELSGGQLQLVFLARALVGEPKILILDEPESHLDFKNQTKILRTIVQLAKKKNITCIFNTHYPEYALRISDKSMLIGKDGYIVGKSREIINEENLKKYFEIKTKIVEIEDKEQKIKSVVITDNLEN
- a CDS encoding ABC transporter substrate-binding protein, producing the protein MKKIFSSMVILFLFLFADINAKTVTDLTGKNVTIKDNPSRIAIVPIPWASLTYAVDGDSSKIVGMHPSAKKSYEISILKELAPNMKNVNSVFVDNNFNINYEELAILRPDLVVVWDYQNDAIEKLDKLKIPSVAIKYGTLEDVQQGIKLLGDILNKQAKAQKLINYHKNTNKYFASKTEKLADTKRKKILYLKDSQLTVASGKSVNNIMIDMAGGVNVAKDVTTGTWSKVTMEEVIKWNPDIIILSNFDKFLPEDIYNNKFEGQDWSKIDAVKNKKVFKAPIGIYRWDAPSAETPLMIKWMAKVANPELFKDYNMRKDIKDFYLEFFNYKLSDEQLNFILNSKINKGLNL